The following coding sequences are from one Gadus macrocephalus chromosome 3, ASM3116895v1 window:
- the rbbp9 gene encoding serine hydrolase RBBP9 encodes MPLRKAVIVPGNGSGDVERSNWYGWARKQIDKIPDMTCILKDMPDPVTARESVWLPFMEEMGCDEETVIIGHSSGAAAALRYAESHKVFGIILVGAYVSDLGDETERASGYFNRPWDWSSISSNAGHLVQFGSSDDPFLPWEEQQEVADNLKTELHRYSDRGHFQNTAFPELIAAVKKLKAAA; translated from the exons ATGCCTCTAAGGAAAGCCGTGATTGTCCCGGGGAACGGATCTGGAGACGTGGAGCGGTCTAACTGGTACGGATGGGCCCGCAAACAGATCGACAAG ATTCCGGATATGACCTGTATCCTGAAAGATATGCCTGACCCAG tgactGCCAGGGAGAGTGTGTGGCTGCCCTTCATGGAGGAGATGGGATGTGATGAGGAGACGGTTATCATCGGTCACAGCTCTGGAGCCGCTGCTGCCCTGAG GTATGCAGAGAGCCACAAGGTGTTTGGGATCATCCTAGTGGGAGCGTACGTCTCTGACCTGGGAGACGAGACGGAGCGAGCCAGCG GATACTTCAATCGTCCGTGGGATTGGTCAAGCATCTCGAGCAACGCGGGTCACCTGGTCCAGTTCGGCTCCTCTGACGACCCCTTCCTGCCctgggaggagcagcaggaggtggcGGACAACCTCAAGACGGAGCTCCACCGCTACTCCGACCGCGGGCACTTCCAGAACACCGCGTTCCCGGAGCTCATCGCTGCCGTCAAAAAGCTCAAGGCAGCGGCATGA